The DNA segment cagacacaccgggcaggacgactgcgatcgttcaggatatcgagttaacctcgtcggaccctgttcgttcgaaagcttatcacgtttcgcctcgtcaacgtgaagtcatgagcgctgaaataaacaagatgttagagctaggtgtaatcgagccagcgagtgattatacctcacctcttatcttggttgaggtcccaggaaaagagccgcggccatgtatcgactaccgcaggctcaatttaatcacgaaggcccagacttatccaataccacatatcgaggaaaggcttgagaaagtgagcagtactaatttcatttctacgctcgatttagtcagagggtattgcctggttccgttgaccgagagggcaagcaggcttgcagcgtttatttccccgatgggaacctttcgtccgaaagtcctgagttttggattgaagaatgcgccatattgcttctctagccttatggaccagcgctacgaggaatggaggactttgcacttcctaTCTCGATGGCATAGCTATCCTTTCTTCATCaagggcggaccatatgcaacacctgcgaaccgtgttgtgtcggctacgagaggccaacttaactgttaaggctcccaaatgccaattagggcgcacggaggtagcttatctaggtcatgtaatggggcaaggccatcgtcggccttccgaggttaaactgaccgcgatagacaactccccgcaaccacgcaccaagcgggacatcagatcattccttggcttggcgggttattaccaaagatatattcggcggtattccgagattgcgagtcctttaacggatgctctcagaaaaacagaaccacaaacggtaaagtgggatgacgcaaaagaaaaggcttttagtatgctgaaggacgcactaacgagtcagccagtgttgaacgcgcccgactactctaagccattcattcttcagtgtgatgccagtgacaggggtatgggggtggtgctctgtcaaaagaaagatgacgagaacgaacatcctgtactgtacgccagtagaaagctttctgttcgtgaggaagcatacagtgcatcagaaaagtaatgggcctgcgtagtttgggcggtacagaagctagcttgctatatcgctgactcaagattcaccatagactgaccactgtcccctcacatggctgcagtccatgtctacgaaaaacggtcgtcttttgcgctggagcttggctcttcaacagtacaccttcgatattcgctacaagaagggtaagcttaacggcaatgccgacggtttaagtcgttgcccctagagtatcgaaagcctcatgctcatccgggtttccgtggcatttttttcgtgcattcatatgtttttccgaagcgaagccgattgttagctgattttaataaccacgtcttaacgctttcaagaaatggctgtttttagtgttaaggggggaggacgcgcgtagggaatgggaaaggtgtagcgggatttccttttttgttaaaagccgggtgtgtcttgggggagagtggccttgtgctcgctgctttgtggttgtgggtccggcactgttctggggtgattgcttgcccacgcaggagacgaaaagttgcgagacctgcttgcaaagaccaatttcaccggaccggatcaaggagaaaagtcacaagagcgccacgaggacggatgaccactccccggtatctgcctgctacgaacgaagggttcgtgacctctactgggaatcctgataccgaaacgccgatccctcgtacagcagCTGCTGGTCCCTACCCGTCgagatcttcctcccccgccggagatgctgttagggttggcgtctgacaccacgtggcgacaggtcattcaccctaccctctgagccggagcccacgggcgacctcatccccttcacctctcatgatcgtggcatcgtgtgtgcttacctcatccccttcaccttctcttggccggaccccacgccGCCGGAgcggtcattcacccgaccttctccccggattcgtcgatgagaggatcgacctctcctacccgtgcttggtattgcaggaggaggggccctctctccgtgcctgtcacgtgtcatcgacggaagcaagatcccgcccacacttgtagagagcctatttaaggggctccgaaatgtacttttgagataattcatacttcatgctcttatgttatttcaactacctttgaataaacagtgcaagtttcgcactagcaaatcgtctcgcccctgcttgatcgccatgatctaccggatgcctgcagcccgccgacaacgccgcgctacccaataagtaatgtcggtcgagcttcgataggcaggcgccgctacttctcggcagcagtatggtacgctaccctggagtacgcaacagcacgccggtgcctgcgaacgcagAGAATTGTTCCCTCTCTTGCCGCACGCTCAGTGGCGCACACTCGGTCGGCCAAGTtagcgagaggttcattgaatggCTGCACATACCTAGTGTATTCATGGCAGTGTTTGTTAAAtccttttattgaaaagtgggaatacccagtgcatttgtggcggaGCGTCCTAATCCGCCGAGTTGCCCTCCTTGAGGAACTATTGTGACGTGGGTTGGATTCCGCTCAACATCGGGAAAACTTAAGAGAACTTTTTCTTCATTGCTCAGTGTCACATTCCCAATGGCACATGCCCAGAtctccaagttggcgtcaaagagtttcttacCCGTCacggttgcttggtggctatggtgttgggctggcaagcgcgaggtcgcgggatcgaatcccggccacggcagccgcatttcgatgggggtgaaatgcggaaacatccgtgtacttagatttaggtgcacgttggaaGAGTCCGAGGTGGTCCAGATTtttggagttccccactacggcgtgcctcataatcaggtcgtggttttggcacgcaaaacaccataatttttttgAAGGAGTTTCTTGAAGACCAGCCTAGACCTAGTGGCGCATATCCAGTGCTCTAAGTCGGCCACAAAGAGCTTCGAACagtggtacctacccagtcccgcgtcTAGTGACTCACGTCGGCTTTAGAGACGTTCGTTGAAGatcggcacgtatgtacacaccACATAACCAATGGTTGAATTCAAACCCTGCTCCCTCAGCACTGCATCCCGATGCGCTGCCCATTGGACCATAGACTACCCAGTGACTCAGGtgggcgggaaaatggttagatacaaacatacatggCTACAAACCTatagcccccggaaagtgcggAAAGCACCCTAAGGATGCTAAAACATTACAATCTAAAGAAGTCACTCATTAAATCTAAACTGCAATAAAATTGCTCGCCTTCCTGGTTGCTGTCAATCCTGCTCATATATTTTTCTATAATTCTTATTTATACTAGTTAGGAACCATTCAACAATATTGTTGGGTCGCGGAAGATGTTTATGTCAATGAATGTAAATTGAAATGAAATAGATtggttgaaattgaaaaaaatagtGCAACAGAGCGAGAAAAGTCTTAACCTACGCCGGAACTAAACATCCTTTTTTTCCAATGCCATCCGACACTCGGCCAATACTGCGTAGTGGGTATGCGCGCCATCAATAGAGGGGGATCCAAACCAAACCGCCATGCCATCGCGGAAGAGAGGTTCTGCGCCTCCGGCGTCGTCCTCATTCGGGGAGAACGTTTGGGGCCCGAATACCGTCCACCTTCCGCGAGGCGCGGATCGGGACGAAGAAGTGCCGTTGGGCGACGGCCGTTTCCAGAAGCAAGTGCTGCTGGCCTCGATGCTCGCCGGAACTACGTTCCTGTTGCACCTGGTGAGCTTTCGACTCACGACGCGCATCATGGACCACTGGTGTCGGCCGCCGGAAGCGTTCGCCAATTTGAGCATCGATGAGTGGCGCAACCTGGCCACGCCCATCGAAGAGGACGGTAGCCGGAGTCACTGCGCGCGTCGCGAGCCTCCCGACGGCGGCAGTAAGGCGTACATAGTGAGCTGTGAAGCCTGGGACTTCGACTACGCGCCTTACGGCAACAACATCGTAAGCGAGTGGCGCCTGGTGTGCGACCGGCGGTGGCTCATCGAACTGGCCGTGCTGACCTACATGGTCGCTTGCGTCATCGCCCTTCCCATGGCAGGAGTCACCGCCGACCGCATTGGCCGAAAGACCGTCATTAACGTCTCGCTCGCTGCGCTGATCGTGGCCGGATTCACCACCAGTTTCGCCAACTCGTACCTGCTTTTCGTGGCGCTGCGCATTGTCGTGTCTGTGACGAGCAACTCCCTTTGGCTCGTCCAGTACTCGGTCCTCTACGAGGTCTCGACGCCAGCGAACAGAGACTACTATTGCTTCCTCTCCATGGCGGCAGCCTCTGTCGCCATGCCCCTCTGCGTGCTCGGCATCTCGCGGATGCGACTGGCCTGGGACGCGACCCACCTCGTCCTCATGGTGCCCACGACATTGCTGGCAGCCGTGCTTTCCACAGTGCGCGACGAGTCGCCTGCCTGGCTTCTAACCACGATGGACACCCGGGAAGCCGAGCGTGTAGCCTTGAAAGCCACCCGCATGAACAACGCCAACACGGATTTCTGCCACACCTGGTTTGCCTTCGAGGCGCGCAGGGCTGAGCGTCGGACCAGCGAGCAGCCCTCCGAGCGCAATATCCTCTCTACGATCCTTAGGCAGCTGAAAAGGCGCTTCCTGCTGTTGTGCTACATGTGGTCTGCGCTGTCGTTCGCCTTCAACCAAGTGAATCTGAACGACATCTTCCCCGTCGAGAaggcgaccgccgcggccggtataCTGGGAATGCTGCCATTGTACGCCGTGGCATACTTGTTCATGTCGCGGTACGGCGCAAAGCGCTCTTGCATGGTGGCGATGCTTCTCTTCAGCATTCTCGCCGTCGCCCTCACCGCTGTGTACGGCGGCGAACAGGCACTGCTCAGCAGCGTGCTCGTCGTGCTTCTCCGCATGCTGGCCAATCTGTTTGTAGTGCTTGCCTTCGTTGTGACCGTGCAATACTACCCGGTCAAAGTGCGCTGTACGGGCATTTGTGTGGGTTTCGCACTCGGCAGACTGACCGGTTCTTTGGGCGAAGTTGTGTTCCGGCTGGCTCCCAAACACCGCCGAGATACCATGATCGCCTTCGTTGCTATCGTAATGGCGCTGGCCTCCATGGCAACGGAGTACCTGCCGGCGAGAGTCCCCAGCGTCGTCTTGGCGCCCGCATTAATATCGACTCGCTCCAGAAGAAGCAGTCAATTCGCAGGTGACGAGTTGAAGCGCTCGTTTCAAGCGTCGTTGGCTCGACTGCCCAGGGGCCCCATCAAGGCGCGTTCTTCCAAGGGACGCCATTGCAGGGAAGAGAGGTTGCCCGAGCAATTTTTGCTGAGGGCTTCGAACATCTCCCAGTCATCACCTAATACGCCGCACTGAACTCTGTTCGCGAAAGCCCGTGCTTATCATAATTTCGCCATATAAATTTACTCTTGAAACAACGCTGCTATACGTGTAACGCTTGCCGAGATATGCTCGAGAGGGCGGGCATAATTATGCATACAAGAGTGTACGCTTGTATTGGGTGTTATTGGCACGTCCGTAACGACTGTTCCACGCTGTACCTCAAGGAAGTGCACTCGGCCCACTGCATTTTAATTTGTATATGTCTGATTTTGGTTTATTGCAGATGAAGTAAAAAATATTTCACTACGCTGACGATACAGCCACTGAATATTGTACAGGCGTTCAAATGTTTCAGACAGATACAGCTAAAGCAGTTGACTGGTTCTCGCAACATTTCATTTCTTTAGGCCTTCACAAAACTGAcatgtttaaaaagaaaagcaaaatagtTGCTATAACCCAGCCATTATACAGTGGTTGGATTAACACAACACGTCCCTTTGTTACCCTTGTGACTGCGAAGTCATGAAAATAGAGCGAACGCTTCAATATCTGGGTATCCCCTTTGACCAACACTTCACTTGGAACGACCACATCGCTTACCTTTCTAGGAAGATTAGGGCCATTGCGGCCATCACGAACACCTTCGGGGGAAATTTGCGCGTCACCTTAGACGAGTAATCTACACAGCATTAGCGGAACCTGTTTAAAAATGCGGTATTACTGTATATGGGCACTGCTTAAAATATAAGAAGTAAGCATTAAATGTTAAGCTAAAAATAATCGTGAATGCTATATCTTATGGCAACAAACTACACTCGGTTGACATGAAAGAGAAACGCGATGAGTTAGGCGTCCTTCAGAT comes from the Dermacentor variabilis isolate Ectoservices chromosome 2, ASM5094787v1, whole genome shotgun sequence genome and includes:
- the LOC142570461 gene encoding solute carrier family 22 member 6-like, with translation MPSRKRGSAPPASSSFGENVWGPNTVHLPRGADRDEEVPLGDGRFQKQVLLASMLAGTTFLLHLVSFRLTTRIMDHWCRPPEAFANLSIDEWRNLATPIEEDGSRSHCARREPPDGGSKAYIVSCEAWDFDYAPYGNNIVSEWRLVCDRRWLIELAVLTYMVACVIALPMAGVTADRIGRKTVINVSLAALIVAGFTTSFANSYLLFVALRIVVSVTSNSLWLVQYSVLYEVSTPANRDYYCFLSMAAASVAMPLCVLGISRMRLAWDATHLVLMVPTTLLAAVLSTVRDESPAWLLTTMDTREAERVALKATRMNNANTDFCHTWFAFEARRAERRTSEQPSERNILSTILRQLKRRFLLLCYMWSALSFAFNQVNLNDIFPVEKATAAAGILGMLPLYAVAYLFMSRYGAKRSCMVAMLLFSILAVALTAVYGGEQALLSSVLVVLLRMLANLFVVLAFVVTVQYYPVKVRCTGICVGFALGRLTGSLGEVVFRLAPKHRRDTMIAFVAIVMALASMATEYLPARVPSVVLAPALISTRSRRSSQFAGDELKRSFQASLARLPRGPIKARSSKGRHCREERLPEQFLLRASNISQSSPNTPH